Genomic DNA from Halobaculum sp. CBA1158:
GAATCGATTCCAGTTTCGATCCGCGACAGCGCGCTCGCGGGGAAAGAGAGACGGCGCGCGCAACGGTTTTCCGACGGGTCGCCGAACCGATCGGCGATGGGAACGAACGACGCGGGCGCGGGCGAGGGGTCCGCCGGCGACGACGGCGCGGCGGGGTTCGCGGCGAGCCTGGTCGCCGACGGCGTGACCTTCGACGGGCGCGACGCGGCGCTGTTGGGGGCCGTCGACGCCGCCGGCTCGGTCAGCGGTGCCGCCGCCGACCTGGGTCGCTCGCGGGCACGGGCGCTCTCGCGCCTGGAGACGCTCGAGGCGGCCTTCGGCGACCTCGTGGAGCGCCGCCGCGGCGGTGCCGACGGCGGGGGAAGCGAGCTGACGCCGGGAGCACGGGCGCTGCTCGCGCGCTTCGAGCGACTGACGGCGGCGCTTGCGGGCACCGCGGGCGCGGCGGAGTCGGTGTTCGCGGGGACTGTCTCCGGGCGCGACGGCGAGCTCGCGGCGGTGGAGACAGACGCGGGAGCGCTTCGCGCGCTGGCGGTCGGCGACCCGGAGGCGACGCCGGGCGACCGCGTGGAGGTCGCCGTGCGCGCCGACGCCGTGACCCTCCACGACCCGGCGGGCACGCCGGCGGCGGACGCGACGAGCGCCCGAAACAGACTGCGCGGGACCGCGACGGCCGTCGACCGCGGCGACGCCGTCGTGGACGTGCGCGTCGACGTCGGCGCGGGCGAGCCGGTGTGTGCGCTCGTGACCGTCGACAGCGCCGACCGGCTCGGCCTGCGCGAGGGCGGCGAGGTCGTCGCGTCGTTCAAGGCGACGGCGACGCGGGCGACGGTCGCGGGCGCGGAGACTCAGTCGTCGAGCAGGTGACCGACGGCCGCCAGTCGCTCGTCCAGCGCCGCCTCGGCGTCGCTCTCGGGCGGGCGGTGCGGCGACCGGGCGTTGCCGGCGGGCGCGCCGCGTTCGCGCATCGCGTACTTCAGCCCGGGGATCCCGTACTCGGCGGTGACCGCGTGGTTCAGGTCAGCGAGCGCGGCGGTCAGCTCCCGGGCGCGCTCGGCGTCGCCGGCGGCGTGGGCGTCGTAGATCGCGCTCGCGCCCTCCGGGGCGATGTTTGCGAGCGCGAGCACGCCCCCGGAGCCGCCGGCCGCGAGCGCCTGCCCGAACACGCCCCCGGCACCGACCATGAGGTCGAAGTCGGCGTCGGCGGTGCGCTCGCGGATGCGCTGGAACGCCGAGATGTCGCCCGAGGAGTCCTTCATGCCGGCGACGTTCGAGTGCTGGGCGAGGTCGCCGACGGTTTCGGGGTCGAGGCTCGCGTCGGTGTAGGGGGGCACCGAGTAGAGGTACACCGGGATCGGCGACTCGTCGGCGACCTCGCGGTAGTACGCCGCCAGCGTCTCCTGGTCGTGGTCGTAGTAGAACGGCGTGACCACGAGCGCGGCGTCCGCGCCCGCGTCGGCGGCCGCCTCCGTCGCCGCCAGCGTCTCGCGCTTCCCGGGGCTACCCGTGCCCGCGAGCACCGGCACCGAGGCCGCCTCGGCGACGACCTCGACGACCCGCGTGCGCTCGTCGGCGGTCATGAGTTCGGCCTCGCTGTTCGACCCGCACGGGACGAGGAAGTCGACGCCGCGGGCCTCGACCCACTCGACCAGATCGCGAAGCGCCGACTCGTCGAGGTCGCCGTCGGCGTCGAACGGCGTGACGAGCGGCGGTCCGGTTCCCTGCATGGACGGCCGATGGGCGGCGGGTGTCAAGAGCGTTGGCTCACCGGCCAGCCGCGACCGCGGTCGGAGCGAGTCACACGCCCGTCGGACGCGTGACCGCCGTCTGACGAGGATTTATTCCCGACCCGCGACAGCACCGAGTGGGCGCGAGAACACCCGACCCCTCGACCGTCGCGACGAGGTCGCTCGCCTCGGCGGTCCGTTTCGAGCGCCCGGCACACCCACCCCTCTCGACGCGCGCCGCGGACCCGCGCACCCCCATCGGTCCGCCGGGGTCGCGTTCGACCCCGCCGTTCCCCCGTTCGACAGCCGCGCTCGCGGCCGTCGCTCGCCGCTCAGGCGGCCCCGAGCAGCGCTCCTCGCACGTCGGCGACGCGCTCCGTTTCCGCGAGCACCGCGAGCCGGTCGCCGGGCTCGACCGTCGTACCGGGCAACGGCACGGTGAGCGGCTCGCGCTCGCGGCCGTGGGCGTACACCCGGCCGCCCTCGACCGAGAGTTCGTGCACGCGCGTGCCGACGATAGGCGCGTCCTCGTCGACCGAGACGGTGACGAGCTGGAGCCGCTCGGTGAGGTCGCCGATCGCGTTGAAATCTCCCCCGAGCATCGCGGTCTTCGCGCCGGCCGCGCCGAGGCGCTCGGGGTAGATCACCTCGTCGACGTTGCGCTCGTACTCGTCGTACACGTCGGCGCTGAACTCCTCGGAGATCCGCATGACCGTCCGGCAGTCGCCCGCGTCCCGCGCGATCGTGCAGATCTCGAAGTTGCGCGCCGGGTCGCCGGTGATCGCGCCGACGCCGTCCGCCTCGGCGACGCCCGCCTCCGCCAGCACCGCGGCGTCGGTGCCGTCGCCCTCGACGACAGTCAGCCCGCGCTCGCGGGCGCGCTCGACCTTCGTGTGGTCGTCGTCGACGACGACCACGTCGTGGCCCTCCTCGTCGAGCACCCGCGCGGTCCGCGATCCGACCCGACCGTAGCCGACGATGACGATCCGCATAGCGTGTCATGCTACGCCATACCATATATCGCTGTCGCCCGTCGGGTCACACCGGTGCCGCCCGCGACGCCCCGTCGTGTGAGCGCACGGCTCGCGGCCGATTTTTGTCCGGCGAGCGCGTAGCCGGGGCATGATGGCGACGACGCACGTCCTCGCGGGCGTGCTGGTGGGGGTGGGCCTGCACGCGGTCGCGCCCGGAGCCGGGGCGGGGCCGACGGCGACGACGACGGTGCTCGCCGGCGGGTTGGGCGGTCTCGCGCCCGACTTCGACCTGCTCGGGGAGCACCGGAAGGACCTCCACTTTCCCGCCTACGGGAGCCTCGCGGCGCTGCTGGCCGTCGTCGTCGCGGTCGCGGTACCCGCGCCGGCGACGCTGGCGGCCGCGGCGTTCCTCCTCGCGGCGGCGCTGC
This window encodes:
- a CDS encoding dihydrodipicolinate synthase family protein, encoding MQGTGPPLVTPFDADGDLDESALRDLVEWVEARGVDFLVPCGSNSEAELMTADERTRVVEVVAEAASVPVLAGTGSPGKRETLAATEAAADAGADAALVVTPFYYDHDQETLAAYYREVADESPIPVYLYSVPPYTDASLDPETVGDLAQHSNVAGMKDSSGDISAFQRIRERTADADFDLMVGAGGVFGQALAAGGSGGVLALANIAPEGASAIYDAHAAGDAERARELTAALADLNHAVTAEYGIPGLKYAMRERGAPAGNARSPHRPPESDAEAALDERLAAVGHLLDD
- a CDS encoding TOBE domain-containing protein, encoding MGTNDAGAGEGSAGDDGAAGFAASLVADGVTFDGRDAALLGAVDAAGSVSGAAADLGRSRARALSRLETLEAAFGDLVERRRGGADGGGSELTPGARALLARFERLTAALAGTAGAAESVFAGTVSGRDGELAAVETDAGALRALAVGDPEATPGDRVEVAVRADAVTLHDPAGTPAADATSARNRLRGTATAVDRGDAVVDVRVDVGAGEPVCALVTVDSADRLGLREGGEVVASFKATATRATVAGAETQSSSR
- a CDS encoding TrkA family potassium uptake protein translates to MRIVIVGYGRVGSRTARVLDEEGHDVVVVDDDHTKVERARERGLTVVEGDGTDAAVLAEAGVAEADGVGAITGDPARNFEICTIARDAGDCRTVMRISEEFSADVYDEYERNVDEVIYPERLGAAGAKTAMLGGDFNAIGDLTERLQLVTVSVDEDAPIVGTRVHELSVEGGRVYAHGREREPLTVPLPGTTVEPGDRLAVLAETERVADVRGALLGAA